Within the Phaseolus vulgaris cultivar G19833 chromosome 9, P. vulgaris v2.0, whole genome shotgun sequence genome, the region TCATGTCAAAGATCACTCGAGTCAAATGCTGCCAAGTATCTCAAAGGACAATCTTTGAACAGAAGCTGGAATGGATCTGTGGATATACCCATCAAATCTCCTACACAAGAGGAAGAAGTTTCTTCTTTGAAGAATAATAAGGGGAAGTCCATTTCACTTGCAATCCAAGCaaaagtgaatgttcaaaaAAGGGAAGGTTTGAGTTTGACTGGTGGAAAAAGTATGACGGCCCAAAAAGAGCATCCTGACTTGAAATCCAACCAACCAATGAAGGCAAATGTGCAGAAAAATTTGCACAAGAAATCTTCTGCTCAGAATTCATCTGGTGCTCTTAGACAGAATAATCTGAAACAGAATTATTCTACTGACAAAGACAAATTACCGTCAAAGCCATTGGTGACCAATTCCCACAGTAGAAAAGTTCTGACTGGGGACTCCTCTCACGGACGTCATAGAAGCTCCAGTAATAAATCCATTGCAAAATCTAAAGTTGGATCCAGAAAGTCAGTGATGGAGGTGACTGGTAGTGAAAAGGAAGTTTTATACACCAGCACAAACAATTTTCCTAGGAAGAAAAGGTCTACAGATAAGGACTGGAATGATAGGGTTGTGGACAATTTGTTCATTGAAAAAACTCAGAAGCCTGCTAAGTCTAACCTAGTGAGTAATAAACAAAATTGTTGGGCTGAAGATGTAAAAAAGAAGGACATGGATGTAGTTTCATTCACATTCACCACACCATTAACTAGGAGCAGTCCAGGTTTTGAGACATCTGGACAAGCTGGCCAAAATACTAATGGTCTTTCCCTGGATCAACGCATTAAAAGGGTGTTGCTTGACTCAGACAATACAAGGTCCCCAATAGGATACAATTTGATTGGTGGTGGTGATGCCTTGGGTGTTCTTTTGGAACAGAAATTGAGGGAATTAACATGTATGGAAACAACTTGTCATGACTCTTCTAAAGTGAGGCAGCCTGCCATTACTGCTACTATATCAGATGAGCAAGTAGCCGGCTTGAATGTAGTTAACCTCAATCCAAGGTTGCAACCGAAAAAAGACCAAGATGTCTTATTTACAGACAAGTTAAGCAACAACTATGATGCAGACATCTCTTTCAGGGGTCTTCCTGAATTATCATTCAAGCAGAACTCATGGGTACGTgacaaatttctttttaattcttattaCTTTTCTTTTGTTGTGTTTGTCGTTCAAGCATGTTAATTAGGACAGTATAGGGTCACTTGTTAAATggccaaataaaaataataagttggGTTTTTTTGTTTCATGTTGTAAACATccttataaaagaaaacaaaagataTGGATTCATTGCGTGTTTGCCAAGAAAATTAATTTTCGTAGGAAGTAAAGAGTTACAGGTAAACATAGTTTTTATTTGTGTTAGTTTCTATATGAGTACTCAAAAACCGGATTCATTACTCTTTGATGCTACATGTTACTTTTCTATGcaattgttttcttttctaactACAAATGAGCATTTCACTTCGAAGTCagtatacttaaaaaaattacaatgtAGCTGAGAAATGCAGTTATGTGCGAATAAAGTGAAATGACATTCAATTTCTTTGTCTATTTTATGGCTTAATGATACTTTGATCTCCTTATCTGTAGTTTTGTGTTGCAGCTGGTTCTATAATATAGTCAGTACTTTTAGCCAACTTAGAGAGTGATTAAATTTTGTGATGAACAACTAACTTTTATAATGCAAAAAAGCTAACTTTTATAATGCAATACcaattttgtaattataaaataaaatgtgagTAAGAATTAAAATTCCAATTGTATTGAATAATCAGTATTAATCACCCACCCTTATACTAACTAATGGAATATTCCTTGTGATTTCTGCATATTGAGTAGGTGATTAACTCAAGTTGTTTACAGATTGATGAGATGGAACAACAGTTACTCAATTGCAGGCACCCAAGTCCAATCTCTGTTCTCGAGCCTTCTTTTTCAATTGAAAGCTGTGAATCTTCATTGAGCACAGATGTTACTAGTACAGAAGGTAGTTTTATGCTAAATATGGCATTTAATTAcctattttgaaattaattatttatgacCCAGGAATGTTAATACTATCAACTTTCAGGAAGCAAGCTGTGGTCATCTGTTCAAGCTCAAGAAGTTCATGGCTTGAATTTTTCAAGGAAGTTCTATGCTTGTGAAACTGATGCTGACTTATCCGATTCAGCATCTTCAACCTCAGCTGGGAACATGATGAAGCATACAAGTAATGTCACAAGGTTTGGTAGTTCAAGCACATGGGAGTTCGACTATGTGAAAGATATATTGTGTAATGTTGAGTTGATATATATGGATTTTTCCCTTGGCCAAGTTAGTGAGGTTATAAACTCTCATCTATTCAAACAGTTGGAAGGCCGCAAGGGAGGAGGGTTTAAGCACGATGACGAGTCTAGGATAAGAAGGAAAGTTACATTTGATTGTGTGAATGAATGTTTGGACTTGAGATGCAGGCGTTATGTAGGTGGAGGATTCAAAATGTGGACCAAAGGGTTTGAAATGGTGAAAAGAAAAGAATGGTTGGCAGAAGATGTGTACAAGGAGATCTCATGTTGGAGAGGAATGGGAGACTCAATGGTGGATGAGCTTGTGGACAAGGACATGAGCAGCCAGTATGGAAGATGGCTAGATTATGAGGTTGATGCTTCTGAACTCGGATCAGAGGTTGTGGAccaaatatttaattctttggTTGATGATGTTGTCACTGAAATCTTGCAATTGTAAGCATCTTAATGATTGATTTTGAGGCTGTTTGATGATGAAATTTGTCTTCTTCATATTGATTCATTTATAGAAGTAACAGCATGCATTATCAAGTCTTTATTAATAGTTGTTTGGATTATGAAACTGCAGCTTTTTCTATGACATTGCACATAGTTTGATTTTTTGTGACTTACATGCAATAAGTTAAGGCTAGTCTAAGTGGGTTTATATATGTAAGCAAACTCTAATCCTTTCAGCACCCTAGCTTGGTTTTAGTCTATTTTTACtaaattatagaatttaattgtgaaaagagaaaaaaaaaaagttttcataaagtaaaaatgaatctaagcttgtAAGTAAAATGTGTATTAGTTTGTTCTCATGTGATGGAGATTAATATAAATgttgaaaaaaatacaataatttgtCTAATTTTCTGAAACTTACTCAACTTTCTCACTTGTTCACCCTCCATTTTTGAGTGCAGATCTCTAATTGAATAACAAACAAAACCTCTCCTAAGCTAGCCACCAGAAAATGATACCCAAGTTACCCAAACCTTACCTTGGCTGTAAAAGCACATGAATTTCTATGCACAAAAGTttccaaatattttatttttgaatttacacttcaaaatcattttttcatgaaaggtcaggtgatattttttaatgtgaatAGTGGGAAACAGTGTTCAGTAATACTTCAGAACTGCTAATATTGTAGATAATTTGATATAAAAAGGTATGATAGTACTTAAAAAGATaacttatatttaattaataactatttaGTCTTCCATGTGTGGGCATTTGGTCTAGTGGTATGATTCTCGCTTTGGGTGCGAGAGGTCCCGAGTTCGATTCTCGGAATGCCCCTTCAATTTTTAaggcttttattttttttgtcatattaaaattaaactaatttataatattctacTGAAAACTAAAACTATAATTATTTCTTACCGGAAGACTACggaaaattaaatcaataaaatagATATTGTTATGCAAGGTTTTAAAAAGGTTGCAACCCAAATCATAGTCACCTTGGGCTGTGAGAGAAGCTCCAAAATACTtgtcattttttaaaaacactttGATTGTTGGTGTTTGCATGATTCCGAAAACATTGATATTCACATGATTGAAAATACGTGAAATAATTGGTATGTGACTATAATTAAAATGAGCTAGTTCTTTGTTTATAATAATGCTCCAATACGAAATagtgtatatattatatatctGTTCCACACACATAATACATATACAACACCATATGTGAGTATGGTTATTCTACTACTAGCTCATATTTTCCCTTGTATAGGTTATTCTACTACATATCATACGAGTGATTAACTACACATAAAACTGAGAAGCATAGATAATAATTCTTATGAACATAAAATATTATGTGAAATTTGGAGGTAATAGAGCACGTCCCATTACGATAACAGCAAGTCCCATTACAGCATGGCTAGTGGTAGCCTTTGGAGCAGCTTCGTTTTCTTCTCTCTGAACATGCTGAGCCACATTGAAGTTTCCTGAATTTCCAAAATGAAGTTTCAGAGAGATTAGTTTTCCAAGAATGAAGTTGTTTTAACGAGCAATGATTGAGGCAAAAAGATGTACCTCTTTGAGGGCCATAGCCACATGCAGCTTCGACTGTGTCTCTGATGTCGTGTATGGTTGCTTTGTTGTAGAAAATGAAGTTGCTGAAAACGTTATTGAGGCAATTGAGGACCAAGTTAGTCTCTGAGAGACATGGTCCTTGGCAGAATATATCAGTTTTATCTGCAGGCACGTTCAGGTTTCCTTTCTCGTTTAATCTGCATGAATCTTCACACCTGCTATAAATCTGACACCCCTCACCAAAATAACATATACTCTATCAGAACAATTACCCTTCTTTTCACAACGACTAAGTTCAGAACATGCATATAAGTACCAATATTTTAAACACAAGATTATGAAAAATTGTCTAATATATAACACTGACTGCAttaaacaaaaactaattttaaaaattaaaataattagttattatttaattaaattagaaatcatttataaactaaaaaaattattagtatttaaaatagttttattatcaataaaaatttataaaacagtttttaaattagtaccTAATCATTAACTACCTTAcaatcttatattttaaattagtctctattaattctttagatactaatttaaaatctaaaatattagtaatttaaaatctaaaatattagtagaaAAAACTTAGGTAATTAAAATTTAGGTAATtgatttagataccaatttaaaaattattttataaatttttattagaaaccactttaaatataaataattttttaatatttagtatataatttagtgactaattatttttagtatctaaatttaattattattttatgatttttttaatatactatT harbors:
- the LOC137821736 gene encoding uncharacterized protein isoform X1; translated protein: MGVEKEGTKSGGGYVGGFFQLFDWSTKSRKKLFAAKSDLPETLKQGRRVNYNVAMPMTQSSYLVDEDENGFGVSLRGSCDHSYASSVTDDETCGTRAPSVVARLMGLDSLPSSSISDPYATPYFDTRSLQEAQYFKKNFDHQHDHQTPYSGKLVEKVEGSSRSFIEPKQQKVITRPIEKFQTEVLPPKSAKSIPVTHHKLLSPIKSPSFVPTNNAAYIMEAAARIIEPGSHASTKAKTPLVASSTPLRVRELRDKVEASQKGPLFGPPSMTTSRTRDLKEKRELSQRATRLSESCQRSLESNAAKYLKGQSLNRSWNGSVDIPIKSPTQEEEVSSLKNNKGKSISLAIQAKVNVQKREGLSLTGGKSMTAQKEHPDLKSNQPMKANVQKNLHKKSSAQNSSGALRQNNLKQNYSTDKDKLPSKPLVTNSHSRKVLTGDSSHGRHRSSSNKSIAKSKVGSRKSVMEVTGSEKEVLYTSTNNFPRKKRSTDKDWNDRVVDNLFIEKTQKPAKSNLVSNKQNCWAEDVKKKDMDVVSFTFTTPLTRSSPGFETSGQAGQNTNGLSLDQRIKRVLLDSDNTRSPIGYNLIGGGDALGVLLEQKLRELTCMETTCHDSSKVRQPAITATISDEQVAGLNVVNLNPRLQPKKDQDVLFTDKLSNNYDADISFRGLPELSFKQNSWVINSSCLQIDEMEQQLLNCRHPSPISVLEPSFSIESCESSLSTDVTSTEGSKLWSSVQAQEVHGLNFSRKFYACETDADLSDSASSTSAGNMMKHTSNVTRFGSSSTWEFDYVKDILCNVELIYMDFSLGQVSEVINSHLFKQLEGRKGGGFKHDDESRIRRKVTFDCVNECLDLRCRRYVGGGFKMWTKGFEMVKRKEWLAEDVYKEISCWRGMGDSMVDELVDKDMSSQYGRWLDYEVDASELGSEVVDQIFNSLVDDVVTEILQL
- the LOC137821736 gene encoding uncharacterized protein isoform X2, whose amino-acid sequence is MGVEKEGTKSGGGYVGGFFQLFDWSTKSRKKLFAAKSDLPETLKQGRRVNYNVAMPMTQSSYLVDEDENGFGVSLRGSCDHSYASSVTDDETCGTRAPSVVARLMGLDSLPSSSISDPYATPYFDTRSLQEAQYFKKNFDHQHDHQTPYSGKLVEKVEGSSRSFIEPKQQKVITRPIEKFQTEVLPPKSAKSIPVTHHKLLSPIKSPSFVPTNNAAYIMEAAARIIEPGSHASTKAKTPLVASSTPLRVRELRDKVEASQKGPLFGPPSMTTSRTRDLKEKRELSQRATRLSESCQRSLESNAAKYLKGQSLNRSWNGSVDIPIKSPTQEEEVSSLKNNKGKSISLAIQAKVNVQKREGLSLTGGKSMTAQKEHPDLKSNQPMKANVQKNLHKKSSAQNSSGALRQNNLKQNYSTDKDKLPSKPLVTNSHSRKVLTGDSSHGRHRSSSNKSIAKSKVGSRKSVMEVTGSEKEVLYTSTNNFPRKKRSTDKDWNDRVVDNLFIEKTQKPAKSNLVSNKQNCWAEDVKKKDMDVVSFTFTTPLTRSSPGFETSGQAGQNTNGLSLDQRIKRVLLDSDNTRSPIGYNLIGGGDALGVLLEQKLRELTCMETTCHDSSKVRQPAITATISDEQVAGLNVVNLNPRLQPKKDQDVLFTDKLSNNYDADISFRGLPELSFKQNSWIDEMEQQLLNCRHPSPISVLEPSFSIESCESSLSTDVTSTEGSKLWSSVQAQEVHGLNFSRKFYACETDADLSDSASSTSAGNMMKHTSNVTRFGSSSTWEFDYVKDILCNVELIYMDFSLGQVSEVINSHLFKQLEGRKGGGFKHDDESRIRRKVTFDCVNECLDLRCRRYVGGGFKMWTKGFEMVKRKEWLAEDVYKEISCWRGMGDSMVDELVDKDMSSQYGRWLDYEVDASELGSEVVDQIFNSLVDDVVTEILQL